In a single window of the Dinghuibacter silviterrae genome:
- a CDS encoding cation:proton antiporter codes for MMHPLSLAMSLTLPLKDPVPIFSLVLFIVLLAPIVLRKFRIPSIIGLILAGVAIGDHGFDLIEKGSIDLFGRAGLLYIMFLAGLELDMNEFKKNRYRSGIFGLLTFCIPFCLGMLVCSYVLHFNFIASLLTASMFSTHTLVAYPIASRLGITKSEAVTITVGGTIITDSAVLLILAVITGYGKGQLGQGFWIQLGVSIAIFAAAVLWGFPWLGRWFFKKIKDDKVTHFIFVFALVFLAAFLAELAGVDAIIGAFLAGLALNRLIPTTSSLMSRIEFVGNAIFIPFFLISVGMLVDLHILLRGPEALIIAGVLTAVALGGKWAAAWITQQLFRYTPTQRNVIFGLSSAHAAATIAVILIGYNMKIVDENVLNGTIILILITCMVASFVASNAGTRLAVSEAEGQPDLDKGPEKILLPVLSPSRAEGLLDFAVMIKESSLETPIVSLVVVKDDDEAREKIVLSHRVQEQTVARASATENEVQTITRIDLNVVDGIARTVKELAITDVVLDWEEKASTTERLWGTLFGTTQENILGSVRETIYSCLFHVPLNTTAKIYVVAFRNAEYEVGFSHWMHKVLRLCKETGSRLVLCCAQPTFVACDAFIQGAQLALEYSHELLKDPENLTGALDGTVSGNDLLILVSARKGTLSYHHYADNAPARLQRHFPATNLIVIYPEQNEAEAFEPGIRSEDLILTPIQEQIENFNRLGKMVKRFFKGRK; via the coding sequence CCATCGGCGACCATGGTTTTGACCTGATCGAAAAGGGATCGATCGACCTTTTTGGCCGGGCGGGTTTGTTGTACATCATGTTCCTGGCGGGGCTGGAGCTGGACATGAACGAATTCAAAAAGAACCGGTACCGGAGCGGAATATTCGGACTGCTGACGTTTTGTATTCCCTTTTGCCTGGGTATGCTGGTGTGCTCGTATGTCCTGCACTTCAATTTTATCGCCTCCCTGCTGACGGCCAGTATGTTCTCGACACATACACTCGTGGCTTACCCGATCGCGAGCCGGTTGGGGATCACCAAAAGCGAAGCGGTGACGATCACGGTGGGGGGGACCATCATTACGGACTCGGCGGTCCTGCTGATCTTAGCCGTGATTACGGGGTATGGCAAAGGACAACTGGGGCAGGGTTTCTGGATACAACTGGGGGTGTCGATCGCCATTTTTGCGGCGGCGGTGTTGTGGGGTTTCCCATGGCTGGGCCGCTGGTTTTTCAAAAAGATCAAGGACGACAAGGTGACCCACTTCATATTTGTTTTTGCGCTGGTGTTCTTGGCAGCCTTCCTGGCGGAGCTGGCCGGCGTGGATGCGATCATCGGCGCCTTCCTGGCGGGTCTGGCACTGAACCGGCTTATCCCGACGACGTCCTCGTTGATGAGCCGGATCGAGTTTGTGGGGAACGCCATCTTTATCCCTTTTTTCCTGATCAGCGTGGGGATGCTGGTGGACCTGCACATCCTGCTGAGGGGGCCCGAAGCGCTGATCATCGCAGGGGTGCTGACGGCGGTCGCCCTCGGGGGAAAGTGGGCTGCCGCCTGGATCACCCAACAACTTTTCCGGTATACGCCGACACAGCGGAACGTGATCTTCGGTTTGAGCAGCGCGCACGCGGCGGCGACGATCGCGGTGATCCTGATCGGGTATAATATGAAGATCGTCGACGAAAACGTCCTGAACGGGACGATCATCCTCATCCTGATCACGTGTATGGTCGCCTCCTTTGTGGCGTCCAACGCCGGCACCCGCCTGGCGGTGTCCGAAGCCGAAGGACAGCCGGACCTGGACAAGGGGCCGGAAAAAATATTGCTCCCGGTACTGTCCCCTTCGCGCGCGGAAGGGCTGCTGGACTTTGCCGTGATGATCAAGGAGTCGAGCCTGGAAACGCCCATCGTTTCATTGGTGGTCGTCAAGGACGACGACGAAGCCCGGGAAAAGATCGTCCTGAGCCATCGCGTCCAGGAACAGACGGTGGCGCGCGCCTCCGCCACGGAGAACGAAGTACAGACCATCACGCGTATCGACCTCAATGTCGTTGACGGGATCGCCCGTACCGTGAAGGAGCTGGCGATCACCGACGTTGTCCTGGACTGGGAGGAGAAAGCATCGACCACCGAGCGGCTTTGGGGCACCCTTTTCGGGACGACCCAGGAGAACATCCTGGGCAGCGTCCGGGAAACCATTTATTCCTGTTTGTTCCACGTCCCCCTGAACACCACCGCCAAAATATACGTCGTTGCCTTCCGGAATGCGGAATACGAGGTGGGGTTTTCGCACTGGATGCACAAAGTGCTCCGGCTTTGCAAGGAAACCGGTTCCCGGCTGGTGCTTTGCTGCGCCCAGCCGACTTTCGTCGCCTGCGACGCTTTTATACAAGGCGCCCAACTTGCCCTGGAATACAGCCATGAATTGCTCAAGGACCCGGAAAACCTTACGGGTGCGCTCGACGGCACGGTGTCGGGGAACGACCTGCTGATCCTGGTCAGCGCCCGGAAGGGGACCTTGTCCTACCATCATTATGCAGACAACGCCCCCGCCCGTCTGCAGCGGCATTTCCCCGCGACCAACCTCATCGTCATCTATCCTGAACAAAATGAGGCGGAGGCGTTCGAGCCCGGCATCCGTTCCGAGGACCTGATCCTGACGCCGATCCAGGAACAGATCGAAAACTTCAACCGTCTTGGAAAGATGGTGAAGCGGTTTTTCAAGGGCCGGAAATAG
- a CDS encoding SusC/RagA family TonB-linked outer membrane protein, producing the protein MRAYLLACWVSVTLMAPCVPLLAQQPSAVTGTVRTDAGDALQGVTVTETGTRNAVTTNSKGVFTITVGHLPASLTITYVGYQTRVVKGSGDLNIIMTASKSSMSDVVVVGYQSQRRRNVTAAVSSIKGEEIENVPEASFDVMLQGRLAGVSVQSMTGEPGAKPNIVIRGSTDMDYGDANGGNTGPLYVIDGVIYDVNNMQGAYSVSNPLSLIDPNDIESIDVLKDASASAIYGARGGNGVIIVRTKRARRSEKPQVSFSAYGGVTAQPNFKKVLTGAAERALKLELLNTEDGYSDLALGGIPQALTDSLNPVFNGDVDWQAMLIRKTAIVNNQDLSVAGYFAGNNAYRISLNHYSEQGVVKGYSLQRLSPDINLTLNPMRKLSVNADLRLSSEKHMHGAGQEGNPFLFTSWNFPTSLIQLTPAEVAEYSGQADVYDDDKILTLLGSVNATDTLARGLMITTNFGANNFHESYGYFSPTALNGVENIAYMNDASNPNWSWENYMTFSRDFAKHHLDLVGGYSAYEANQYYTAASAAGIQVSGIYTLQTVPPGANLQVSTSRMTKTTESYYARASYRFKDRYLATASFRRDASSIYSPNYRWGTFPAFSAGWIASDEDFFKPLNKTVNFLKLRASWGITGQDPGSWYAKYQALYNDASFLGATTGTLAGNASYIYLSGTPSTYNGTAVVSPFNYGDNYVNAGTKSSNSVRWEKYPQWDLGGDIELLNSRINLSVDWYQKDAKDKYLWQIPAEYTTGYMYYSGNYAGVRNTGLEFALSTRNLGPSSKIQWNSTFNISFNKNWVTQLPNGNRDLLFGQPWFRKALTLGSPLFAYKLWQVNGVYATNADVPTDPITGQKMTYFGTPMQAGDARIVDQNGDYNIDYEDQVTNGKSPLPKATGGFSNTVSYKGLSLTVFASFSYGNDILNGNLSDALNGSASYGSWGVNAGPASLGDALSNFWSKPGDQTTYPRLVYPSGGTSAVDPWNISRSYFLEKGGFIKIKTVTLGYNLPHSLTAKMGIKGLNVYGMAENLHIFKQAKDIPDPELYDPTTGSVNIIYPTGLKFTFGLRADLQ; encoded by the coding sequence ATGAGAGCTTATCTGCTTGCCTGCTGGGTGTCTGTCACCCTTATGGCCCCTTGCGTCCCGCTACTGGCGCAACAACCCTCCGCCGTAACCGGCACCGTCCGGACGGACGCGGGTGACGCCCTCCAGGGTGTTACCGTCACGGAGACCGGCACCCGGAACGCCGTCACCACCAACAGTAAAGGTGTATTTACCATCACCGTCGGTCATCTTCCGGCCAGCCTGACCATTACCTATGTAGGTTACCAGACCAGGGTGGTCAAGGGATCCGGTGACCTGAACATTATTATGACGGCGTCCAAGTCGAGCATGTCCGACGTGGTCGTGGTGGGCTACCAATCACAGCGAAGACGGAATGTCACCGCTGCGGTGTCGTCTATCAAAGGGGAGGAGATCGAAAACGTCCCCGAGGCCAGTTTCGACGTGATGCTCCAGGGCCGCCTGGCGGGCGTGAGTGTCCAGTCGATGACAGGTGAACCCGGAGCAAAACCCAACATCGTCATCCGGGGATCCACGGACATGGATTACGGGGATGCGAACGGCGGTAACACCGGCCCCTTATATGTTATCGATGGGGTGATTTATGATGTAAACAATATGCAGGGGGCGTACTCGGTGTCCAACCCGCTGAGCCTGATCGACCCGAACGACATCGAATCCATAGACGTATTAAAAGACGCATCGGCTTCCGCCATATACGGCGCCAGGGGCGGTAACGGCGTCATCATCGTCAGGACGAAAAGGGCCAGGCGGTCGGAAAAACCCCAGGTCAGCTTTAGCGCTTACGGGGGTGTGACGGCGCAACCCAACTTCAAAAAAGTACTCACGGGTGCGGCAGAGCGTGCGCTGAAGCTGGAGCTCCTCAACACAGAGGATGGCTATTCCGACCTGGCCCTGGGTGGCATCCCTCAGGCATTGACCGACAGCCTGAATCCCGTTTTCAACGGGGATGTGGACTGGCAGGCCATGCTGATCCGGAAGACGGCCATCGTCAATAACCAGGACCTGAGCGTGGCGGGTTACTTCGCGGGAAACAACGCCTACCGCATCTCGCTGAACCACTATAGCGAACAAGGGGTGGTCAAGGGCTACTCGCTCCAACGCCTGTCCCCGGACATCAACCTTACGCTGAACCCGATGCGGAAGCTGAGCGTGAATGCGGACTTGCGGCTTTCCTCGGAAAAACATATGCACGGGGCCGGCCAGGAGGGGAATCCGTTCCTGTTTACTTCCTGGAATTTCCCCACCTCCCTGATACAACTGACACCGGCGGAAGTGGCCGAGTATTCAGGTCAGGCCGATGTCTATGACGACGACAAGATCCTTACGCTGCTCGGCAGCGTCAATGCGACGGACACGCTGGCGCGCGGGTTGATGATCACCACCAACTTCGGCGCGAACAACTTCCACGAGTCGTATGGATACTTTTCCCCCACCGCTTTAAACGGGGTGGAGAACATCGCCTATATGAACGACGCCAGCAACCCCAACTGGTCGTGGGAGAACTACATGACATTCTCCAGGGACTTTGCCAAACACCACCTGGACCTGGTCGGGGGCTATTCCGCGTATGAGGCCAACCAATACTATACCGCCGCATCCGCGGCCGGCATCCAGGTATCGGGCATCTATACCCTCCAGACGGTACCGCCGGGCGCCAACCTGCAGGTCAGCACGTCACGGATGACGAAGACGACCGAGTCTTACTATGCCCGGGCCAGCTATCGTTTCAAAGACCGTTACCTGGCGACGGCCTCTTTCCGGCGAGATGCCAGCTCCATCTACAGCCCCAATTACCGCTGGGGAACCTTCCCCGCCTTTTCGGCGGGCTGGATCGCCAGCGACGAGGACTTTTTCAAGCCCCTGAACAAGACGGTAAATTTCCTGAAACTCCGGGCCAGCTGGGGGATCACAGGCCAGGACCCCGGGAGCTGGTACGCCAAATACCAGGCCCTCTACAACGACGCCAGCTTTCTCGGCGCCACCACCGGTACACTGGCAGGGAATGCCTCGTACATCTACCTGTCGGGAACGCCATCGACCTATAATGGAACGGCTGTCGTATCGCCCTTTAACTATGGCGACAACTATGTCAACGCCGGGACGAAATCCAGCAATTCCGTCCGTTGGGAGAAGTATCCGCAGTGGGACCTGGGCGGCGACATCGAGTTGCTCAATTCCCGGATCAACCTGAGCGTGGACTGGTACCAGAAGGATGCAAAGGACAAGTACCTCTGGCAGATACCCGCGGAGTACACAACGGGCTATATGTACTATTCCGGCAACTATGCCGGTGTCCGCAACACCGGTCTGGAGTTCGCGCTCAGCACCCGGAACCTGGGTCCTTCCTCGAAGATCCAGTGGAACAGTACTTTCAACATCAGCTTTAACAAGAACTGGGTGACGCAACTGCCCAACGGCAACAGGGACCTGCTTTTCGGACAACCCTGGTTCCGCAAAGCCCTGACGCTGGGGTCTCCGCTTTTTGCCTATAAGCTCTGGCAAGTGAACGGGGTGTATGCGACCAATGCGGACGTGCCCACCGACCCGATCACCGGTCAGAAGATGACGTATTTCGGCACGCCCATGCAGGCAGGGGATGCCCGCATCGTGGACCAGAACGGTGACTACAACATCGACTACGAGGACCAGGTGACGAATGGGAAAAGCCCCCTGCCAAAAGCGACCGGTGGTTTTTCCAATACGGTTTCCTATAAAGGCCTTTCGCTGACCGTATTTGCCTCTTTCTCCTACGGGAACGACATCCTGAACGGAAACCTGTCCGACGCCCTGAACGGAAGTGCGAGCTACGGCAGTTGGGGCGTCAACGCGGGCCCTGCTTCCTTAGGAGACGCGCTGAGCAATTTCTGGAGCAAACCGGGGGACCAAACCACCTACCCCAGGCTGGTCTATCCCTCCGGTGGCACGTCTGCCGTGGATCCCTGGAACATCAGCCGGTCCTATTTCCTGGAAAAGGGCGGGTTTATAAAGATCAAAACGGTGACCCTGGGATATAACCTGCCTCACTCCCTGACGGCCAAAATGGGTATCAAGGGACTGAACGTCTACGGGATGGCGGAAAACCTGCACATTTTCAAACAAGCCAAGGATATACCGGACCCCGAGCTGTATGACCCGACGACGGGTTCGGTCAACATCATTTATCCTACCGGTTTGAAATTCACTTTTGGCCTCAGGGCTGATCTTCAATAA
- a CDS encoding RagB/SusD family nutrient uptake outer membrane protein, whose product MKRIYILLLLTLGGVSCKKFLDQEPVSSLTDATSWKTDADANSGVAACYALIRSAFDAAVSYYSYGDLPTDEFGNVLDPDYLNISEMNWAISVSSLNTYDPKLKLRVYTPFYAAIQQANRCLYFINQMPVSAFNGDDAASQQAEKNKYLGEAYFTRAFNYFYMARVWGDVPLDTSYQADISTFNGIARSPQAQVLEAALSDLSRAKAFLNWQDPTSQDRVVRGDKGAVFALMAHLYAWKGVYDSCAMACDSVILSGSYTLVPGSSYATIYQGQSPESIFEIAQNTTAESMTATAYSASIANYLLCTPLLPTNTVPNWQINPGILFQLYSDTTDLRYKSGYTSLNSGSVTYYSCIKYSNIQKITNNSVNYYLLLNNIVVFRLADILLLKAEALAAGPKADFAGAMTLVNQVRERAGIQDLTGITGKTAVIDTVTAERGRELFCEGHRYYDLVRNERLTGATPFPYMTAAQFQAGKYYWPLDPTLFVLNPLLKQTPYWAAALTN is encoded by the coding sequence ATGAAACGCATATATATCCTGCTTCTTCTTACCCTCGGAGGAGTCTCTTGCAAGAAATTCCTGGACCAGGAGCCCGTCAGCTCCCTGACGGATGCGACCTCCTGGAAGACGGATGCCGACGCCAATTCCGGCGTGGCCGCCTGTTACGCACTCATCCGGTCGGCTTTCGACGCAGCCGTGTCTTATTACAGCTATGGAGACCTGCCCACGGATGAATTTGGAAACGTCCTCGACCCGGACTACCTGAATATTTCGGAAATGAACTGGGCGATCTCGGTTTCCAGCCTGAATACCTACGACCCGAAACTAAAGCTTCGGGTGTATACGCCCTTTTACGCGGCCATCCAGCAAGCCAACCGCTGTCTGTATTTTATCAACCAGATGCCCGTGAGTGCCTTTAACGGGGACGATGCTGCTTCCCAGCAGGCGGAAAAAAACAAGTACCTGGGCGAGGCGTATTTCACCCGGGCGTTCAACTACTTCTATATGGCACGCGTGTGGGGCGACGTACCCCTGGATACTTCTTACCAGGCGGACATCTCCACCTTCAACGGCATTGCCCGTTCTCCACAGGCACAGGTGCTGGAGGCGGCCCTGTCGGATCTGTCCAGGGCGAAGGCGTTCCTGAACTGGCAGGACCCTACCTCCCAGGACCGCGTGGTCCGCGGCGACAAGGGCGCCGTATTTGCCCTGATGGCGCACCTCTATGCCTGGAAGGGTGTATACGACAGTTGTGCGATGGCGTGCGACTCGGTGATCCTGTCGGGCTCCTATACGCTGGTGCCCGGCTCGTCTTATGCGACGATCTACCAGGGCCAGTCCCCCGAAAGCATCTTCGAGATTGCCCAAAACACGACCGCGGAGTCCATGACCGCCACCGCGTACAGCGCCAGCATCGCCAACTATTTGTTGTGTACGCCGCTCCTGCCCACCAACACGGTCCCCAACTGGCAGATCAATCCCGGTATTTTGTTTCAACTCTATAGCGACACCACCGACCTGCGGTACAAGAGCGGGTACACCTCGCTCAATTCGGGCAGCGTCACGTATTACTCCTGTATCAAGTATTCCAACATCCAGAAGATTACCAACAACAGTGTGAATTATTATTTGCTGCTCAACAACATCGTGGTGTTCCGGCTGGCCGATATCCTGCTCCTGAAGGCGGAAGCCCTCGCCGCGGGTCCCAAGGCCGATTTTGCCGGTGCCATGACGCTCGTCAACCAGGTCCGCGAAAGGGCGGGTATCCAGGACCTGACCGGGATCACCGGTAAAACGGCGGTGATCGATACGGTCACCGCGGAAAGGGGCCGGGAGCTTTTTTGCGAAGGACATCGCTACTATGACCTGGTGCGCAACGAACGCCTGACAGGCGCCACGCCCTTCCCCTATATGACCGCGGCCCAGTTCCAGGCGGGCAAATACTACTGGCCCCTGGACCCGACCCTCTTCGTGCTGAACCCCTTGCTCAAACAAACCCCTTACTGGGCAGCGGCACTCACCAATTGA
- a CDS encoding putative Ig domain-containing protein: MCRKYFVIGFCLCGLAAGDAAAQPGGVRDTLPLPTARFSTGDSAAWAAPDFDDSRWATQRTGTVWQEQGYEGYHGYAWYRIHVRIPSSLRAHAFWKDSLRIFLAHVNDVDETFLNGVRIGKTGGFPEDPGGYKSRWPLVREYHLPLNATGIRWDQDNVLAVRVYDGGGTGGIFMGHPFIDMLEKIDAVDLDVPADSIRYGSAATVTLTAGNRFAVPVRGVITYGVRDVTQGKDIGSHTVPVTLSPFGTRRFAFHLPNRPGLEVHLAFTEAGSGLTVERRIWFPYTLTPVSPLSPRVNGPRIYGARPGSPFLYKVPVSGARPLRFRATGLPEGLVIDASDGIIRGAVPAPGRFPVTLEASNRYGRATAPLTIVIGDTLSYTPALGWNSWNCWGLTVDDEKVRRSAAAFVQKGLADHGWSYINIDDGWEASARAADGRIVANDKFPDLTALSGWLHARGLKFGIYSSPGPLTCGGFLGSYGHEAQDAATYAGWGIDYLKYDWCSYDGIAGTDTALNTFQKPYRVMQTALRAQPRDILYSLCQYGMKDVWTWGASVDGQSWRTTEDIEDTWESLHRIGFGQYPLYPYAGPGHWNDPDMLTVGWVGWGATLRPSRLTPDEQYTQVSLWSLLSAPLLLGCDLGKLDGFTLGLLTNDEVLAIDQDALGRQAQRVVPDPGYQVWIKPLADGSTAVGVFNMEDTCRPVRLNWDSLGLGRYHILRDVWRQRDLGAVQKTLDATLMPHGVLLVRLY; this comes from the coding sequence GTGTGCCGTAAATACTTTGTGATCGGTTTCTGCCTTTGTGGGCTGGCGGCAGGCGATGCGGCCGCCCAGCCTGGCGGGGTCCGCGATACTTTGCCCTTGCCCACAGCCCGTTTCTCCACAGGCGACAGCGCCGCCTGGGCCGCCCCTGACTTTGACGACAGCCGCTGGGCGACCCAACGGACGGGGACCGTCTGGCAGGAACAGGGGTACGAGGGCTACCACGGCTATGCCTGGTACCGCATCCATGTGCGTATCCCCTCTTCGCTTAGGGCGCATGCTTTTTGGAAGGATAGCTTACGAATATTCCTGGCTCATGTCAACGACGTTGATGAAACCTTTTTGAACGGGGTGCGCATCGGCAAAACGGGCGGCTTCCCCGAAGACCCTGGCGGCTACAAAAGCCGCTGGCCGCTGGTGCGGGAATACCACCTCCCGCTCAACGCGACCGGCATCCGTTGGGACCAGGACAATGTCCTGGCGGTGCGGGTGTATGACGGCGGTGGAACCGGGGGCATCTTTATGGGGCATCCGTTTATCGATATGTTGGAAAAAATAGATGCCGTAGACCTGGACGTTCCCGCGGACTCGATCCGCTATGGGAGCGCCGCCACCGTTACCCTGACCGCCGGTAACCGGTTTGCCGTGCCGGTGCGTGGCGTCATCACCTATGGGGTCCGGGATGTGACCCAGGGTAAGGACATCGGGTCGCATACGGTTCCGGTGACGCTGAGCCCTTTCGGCACGCGCCGCTTTGCGTTCCACCTGCCGAACCGGCCGGGTCTGGAAGTACACCTGGCCTTTACCGAAGCGGGGAGCGGGTTGACCGTCGAACGCAGGATTTGGTTTCCGTATACGCTGACACCGGTGTCCCCGTTGTCGCCGCGCGTCAACGGTCCCCGGATCTACGGCGCACGACCCGGGTCTCCCTTTTTGTATAAGGTGCCCGTGTCGGGGGCACGGCCGCTGCGGTTCCGGGCCACGGGTTTGCCGGAGGGGCTGGTGATCGACGCGTCGGATGGCATCATCCGCGGAGCGGTCCCGGCGCCGGGCCGCTTCCCGGTGACCCTCGAAGCCTCCAACCGCTATGGCCGGGCCACGGCGCCCTTGACGATCGTTATCGGCGACACGCTCTCCTATACACCCGCCCTCGGCTGGAACAGTTGGAACTGCTGGGGGTTGACCGTCGATGACGAAAAAGTCCGCCGGTCCGCCGCGGCGTTTGTGCAAAAGGGTTTGGCGGATCACGGTTGGTCCTATATCAATATCGACGACGGCTGGGAGGCATCCGCGCGCGCGGCCGACGGCCGTATTGTCGCCAACGACAAATTCCCGGATCTGACCGCGCTGAGTGGCTGGTTGCACGCGCGGGGGTTAAAGTTCGGAATCTACTCTTCCCCCGGCCCCCTGACCTGTGGTGGCTTCCTGGGATCCTACGGACACGAGGCACAGGACGCGGCCACCTATGCCGGCTGGGGCATCGATTACCTGAAATACGACTGGTGCAGCTATGACGGGATTGCCGGCACGGACACTGCGCTCAATACTTTCCAAAAGCCCTACCGCGTCATGCAAACGGCGCTGAGGGCACAACCCCGCGATATTTTGTACAGCCTTTGCCAATACGGAATGAAGGACGTCTGGACCTGGGGCGCTTCGGTAGACGGCCAGTCCTGGAGGACGACCGAAGACATCGAAGACACCTGGGAAAGCCTGCACCGGATAGGTTTTGGCCAATACCCTCTATACCCCTACGCGGGCCCGGGTCACTGGAACGACCCGGACATGCTCACGGTGGGCTGGGTGGGCTGGGGCGCCACCCTTCGGCCCAGCCGGCTGACGCCCGACGAGCAATACACCCAGGTCAGCCTTTGGTCCCTGTTGTCCGCCCCGTTGCTCCTGGGCTGCGACCTTGGCAAGCTCGACGGTTTTACACTCGGCTTGCTGACCAACGACGAGGTGCTGGCCATCGACCAGGACGCCCTTGGCCGGCAGGCGCAACGCGTGGTCCCGGATCCGGGATACCAGGTATGGATAAAGCCCCTGGCGGATGGAAGTACGGCCGTGGGGGTTTTCAATATGGAGGATACGTGCCGGCCGGTCCGCCTGAACTGGGATTCTTTGGGCCTGGGCCGTTACCATATCCTCCGCGACGTTTGGCGGCAACGCGACCTGGGTGCCGTTCAAAAGACGCTTGACGCCACCCTGATGCCCCACGGGGTATTATTGGTTCGCCTTTATTGA